CGCCGGGGAACATCAACCCAATCCCAACCCCACGCCGGAGAGTCGGGCTGCCTGTGTGGCGCAGCTCGAATCGCTGGCCGATCAGCTTGTCGCGGCGGTGGCGGGGCTGGATGCCGATCAGTTGGGCACCAAGTATGTGAACTGGACGATTCGTCAGATTATCGCGCATTTGGCCGATAGTCATGCCAATGCGTTCATTCGCTTCAAGTGGGCACTCACGGAAGACCATCCGACGATCAAAGCCTACAAGCAATGGGAATGGTCGCAATTGCCGGACGGGGATCTGGATCCGAGTCTTTCGATTCCGCTGATTGCCGCGCTGCATGCCCGTTGGGCCTATCTGGTGAAGCAGTTGCGGCCCAAAGATTTCGCCAAGACGTTTTTGCATCCCGAAGGCGGGAAAGTCTATACGCTGGATTCCGCGCTCGAAATGTACGCCTGGCATGGGCGGCATCACACAGCGCAGATTACCTGGATTCGCCAAAATCGTGGCTGGTGAGCGTCCCCGCACCCGCACCTGCACGCCGCGCAGGGCGGGATGCGGTCAATCGGCGATTCGGCGGCGGCGGTGTTGCAGAATTCGCAGGCCGTGACTTGTCAGCATCCGGGGGAACGTGGTAATTTAAGCAGACCCGTTCTCTCGGATTCCGCGAGTGCGCCATGCGACCGGATGTACCGTTTCTCGAACGCATTTGCCAGCAGCCCGACGCCGATATGCCGCGGTTGATCTATGCGGATTGGCTCGATGCCCGCAAAGATCCGCGTGGCATGCTCATTCGCGTGCAATGCGCATTGGCGAAATTATCGCTGGATGATCCCCGGCGGGCCGAACTGCAACTCCGCGAAGATCAATTGCTCGACGCCCACTTTTCCGAATGGGCCGAGCCGTTCCGCAACCTCGCTACGGGCTTGAAGTTCCGACGCGGGTTCGTGGAATGTGTCAACATCGAAGCCCGGTTGTTTCTCGCACGCGCACCCGAATTATTCGCCTTGTCTCCGATTCGCCATGTGCGCTTGCTCGATGTCGGCAATCGCATCGCGGCCATTGCCGATTGTCCCCATGTCGGACGGCTGAGCGGGTTGACCTGTTATGCCCAGCATTTGGGCGATGTCGTGCCGCGAGCGCTGGCGGATTCGCCATATGTGGGGGCGCTCACGCGGCTGGAATTGGGCCGCAATCGCATTACCGATCAAGGGGCGGAAGTGCTGGCGCATTCCCCGGCACTGGGTTCGCTGACGCATTTGGATCTCAGCGAAAACGCACTGACGGATATGGGAGCGGGGATTCTCTCGGCGGCTCGCGGGTTGCAAGCCCTGGAGCAACTCGACCTGCACCGCAACGAAATCGGCCCGCATGGCTTGCTCGCGCTCGGATTCGCGCCACGATTGGAACGATTGCGGATGCTCGATCTGCGGTATAATCGCATTGGCGATCCGCGCACGCTGGACCACATCCGCGCCACCGGCCCCATTCGCATCAACTGGCTCAATTTGGCCCACAATTCCATCCACGCCAATCGGGCATTCACCCGCACGGTCATTGATAGCCCGTTGTTCATTGGCATCGAATATCTCGATCTGGGACACAACGAATTGGGCAATCGCGGGGTCGATCTGCTGGCCCGATCGCCGGGGATGACCAGTCTGATTTCGTTGTATCTGAACGATAACCAGATTGGCGATGAGGGGATGCGCTCGCTGGCTCGGTCGATCATGCTGGGGCGACTGACGACGCTGGATCTGGAGCAAAACCCCATGATTCAGGATGACTCGATCCAAGTACTGTTGGAGCAATCGCATCTGACTTGGCTGCGGCGGTTGGGGCTGCCGGGAGCGGGGGTGAGCCACCGAACGCGGCGGGCACTGCACGCACGCTATGCTCCGCCTCGACGCATGTTGATGAACGGAATCAACGGCTTTACCGTGGCGTAAGGATGCGTTCCCAATCGGCGAATGCCACCGCTAGCGATTCCATGGGCAGGCCAATCACGTTGGACATGCTGCCATCCACGATGGTCAGAAAGGGATCATCGGTCTCGCGGATGCAGTACCCGCCCGATGCCCCAACCCATTGATTGGTATCGAGATAGGCTTCGAGTTCGGCATCGGAAACCGCACGCATGGCCACCAGCGAGCGTTCCTGCCAAATCATCTGCCGATCGCTAGGACGATGCCACAGCACCACGCCGGTCCACAATTCATGCACTGATCCGGAAAGCATTTGCAGAATCCGCTTCGCGTCGGCCCGATCCACCGGCTTGCCAATTACATGGCCGTGCATCCATGCGACGGTGTCGGCGCTCAGCACCAGCCCATCGGCGACGGTGGGGGCGACTTTGGCCGCTTTCCGCCAGGCGGTATCGCCCACATAATGGCGAATGTCTCCGAATGCGGTGTCGGTCGGTTCGTCGATATCCGCGGGTTGCACGGCGAAGGTGTACCCGGCCTGTTCCAGGAGCGCACGACGGCCAAACGAGCCGCTGGCCAACGTCAGGCGGAACGGGAGTGGCGTGCCCATGATGCAAGTGCCTCGTGCAGAAAGAACCAAAGTCGATCGGGCTTCAGATCGTCCATGCATTCCATGCGATTGCAGGACTTTACATAACTTCCCTGGCACCAGACGGCCGATTCGACCGGACCGCGATCGTAGCCATACGGGCCATGTCGGCGAATCTGCGTGCAGGTATACGGGGCGATAATCGGACGACCGAGCGCGGCCGCCAAATGCAGTGGGCCGGTATCATTGGCCAGCACCACGTCCGCCCGCGATAGCAACGCCGCGAGTTGGGGCAAATTCGTGCGACCGCACCAATCTTGCGTGGGGCCATCGAGTTTAGCCATGGCTTTGGCGGCAATCGTGGCATCCTCGCCGACGCCCACAAAACAGGCCGAGCCACCGAAACGCTGCTGGGCCCGCTGCAGCAACTCGGCGAAATGTTCCGGCGGCCAGCGCTTGGTCAGCCAGCGGGCACCCGGCGCCACCATCATCCACGGTCGCGGCAAATTCGCCAGCGCCGATTCCGCCCAGCGATGCGCTTCCGGCGCAATCGGAATCGGGAATCGCTTCGCAAAGTGGCCTGCGCCAAGGGCTTCCGCTACCAGCCAATAGCGATCCACCGCGTGCATATTCGGATCGGGCACCGGCAGCCAATCGGTATAGGCCAGATGCGCACCTTCGCGGCTGGAGTGCAGCCCAATTCGCCGCCTCGCTCCGCTGAACAGGCACATCA
This DNA window, taken from Tuwongella immobilis, encodes the following:
- a CDS encoding TIGR02996 domain-containing protein; translated protein: MRPDVPFLERICQQPDADMPRLIYADWLDARKDPRGMLIRVQCALAKLSLDDPRRAELQLREDQLLDAHFSEWAEPFRNLATGLKFRRGFVECVNIEARLFLARAPELFALSPIRHVRLLDVGNRIAAIADCPHVGRLSGLTCYAQHLGDVVPRALADSPYVGALTRLELGRNRITDQGAEVLAHSPALGSLTHLDLSENALTDMGAGILSAARGLQALEQLDLHRNEIGPHGLLALGFAPRLERLRMLDLRYNRIGDPRTLDHIRATGPIRINWLNLAHNSIHANRAFTRTVIDSPLFIGIEYLDLGHNELGNRGVDLLARSPGMTSLISLYLNDNQIGDEGMRSLARSIMLGRLTTLDLEQNPMIQDDSIQVLLEQSHLTWLRRLGLPGAGVSHRTRRALHARYAPPRRMLMNGINGFTVA
- a CDS encoding YfiT family bacillithiol transferase; this translates as MTPPKHPAGEHQPNPNPTPESRAACVAQLESLADQLVAAVAGLDADQLGTKYVNWTIRQIIAHLADSHANAFIRFKWALTEDHPTIKAYKQWEWSQLPDGDLDPSLSIPLIAALHARWAYLVKQLRPKDFAKTFLHPEGGKVYTLDSALEMYAWHGRHHTAQITWIRQNRGW
- a CDS encoding Maf family protein translates to MGTPLPFRLTLASGSFGRRALLEQAGYTFAVQPADIDEPTDTAFGDIRHYVGDTAWRKAAKVAPTVADGLVLSADTVAWMHGHVIGKPVDRADAKRILQMLSGSVHELWTGVVLWHRPSDRQMIWQERSLVAMRAVSDAELEAYLDTNQWVGASGGYCIRETDDPFLTIVDGSMSNVIGLPMESLAVAFADWERILTPR
- a CDS encoding glycosyltransferase family 9 protein codes for the protein MLSSIGSPTRLPLTAIEPRRIGLLKPSALGDIIHALPVLGALRDRFPTAHITWVVNRAYIPLLQGNPDLNDILPFDRSMGKGNLNRLVTSALNFASQLRRRRFDLVIDLQGLLRTGLMCLFSGARRRIGLHSSREGAHLAYTDWLPVPDPNMHAVDRYWLVAEALGAGHFAKRFPIPIAPEAHRWAESALANLPRPWMMVAPGARWLTKRWPPEHFAELLQRAQQRFGGSACFVGVGEDATIAAKAMAKLDGPTQDWCGRTNLPQLAALLSRADVVLANDTGPLHLAAALGRPIIAPYTCTQIRRHGPYGYDRGPVESAVWCQGSYVKSCNRMECMDDLKPDRLWFFLHEALASWARHSRSA